From one Peptoniphilaceae bacterium AMB_02 genomic stretch:
- a CDS encoding IS256 family transposase: MARRKKLSEGKKEIISYLINEYEIESAKDIHDAIKDLLGDTIESMLEAEMEHHLGYETNQRSDNENSRNGYKTKRIRSSMGESEISVPQDRDSSFEPQIVKKRQKDISEIENKVIGMYARGLSTRQISEQIYDIYGFEVSDGLVSDITDKILPEIEDWQKRPLSETYPVVFIDAIHFSVKEEGLISKKAAYIILGINEDGLKEVLGIYVGQNESSKYWLGVLNSLKNRGVKDIYIICSDGLIGIEESISAAYPKAEWQTCIVHMVRNTLKYVSYKDRKQFANDLKTIYHAPDEEVANKNRLKVAEAWDKKYPGSMDRWEREWNSITPIFKYSKEVRKIIYTTNAIESLNSSYRRLNRNRSVFPSATSLMKALYLATNIIAKKWNIPLRSWGSIVGELRIMHDLEN, from the coding sequence ATGGCAAGAAGAAAAAAATTAAGTGAAGGAAAAAAAGAAATCATATCTTATCTAATCAATGAGTATGAAATTGAGTCAGCAAAGGACATACATGATGCTATTAAGGATTTACTAGGAGATACTATAGAAAGCATGTTAGAAGCCGAAATGGAGCACCATTTAGGATATGAAACAAACCAAAGAAGTGACAATGAAAACTCTAGAAATGGATACAAAACTAAAAGAATACGATCAAGTATGGGTGAATCTGAAATATCAGTACCTCAAGATAGAGACTCAAGCTTTGAACCTCAAATTGTAAAAAAGAGACAAAAAGACATATCTGAGATAGAAAATAAGGTAATAGGAATGTATGCAAGAGGTTTGAGTACTAGACAAATATCTGAACAAATCTATGATATCTATGGATTTGAAGTTAGTGATGGACTGGTTTCAGACATAACCGACAAAATTCTGCCGGAAATAGAAGACTGGCAAAAAAGACCACTGTCAGAGACTTATCCTGTAGTGTTCATTGATGCTATTCACTTTTCTGTTAAAGAAGAGGGTTTAATATCAAAGAAAGCAGCATATATAATACTCGGAATAAACGAAGATGGGCTTAAAGAAGTATTAGGAATATATGTAGGACAAAACGAAAGTAGTAAATACTGGTTAGGAGTCCTAAATAGCCTAAAAAACAGAGGAGTAAAAGATATCTACATCATCTGTTCAGATGGACTAATAGGTATAGAAGAGTCCATATCAGCGGCATATCCAAAAGCTGAGTGGCAAACCTGTATAGTTCACATGGTAAGAAACACATTAAAATACGTATCGTACAAAGATAGAAAACAATTTGCAAATGATTTAAAAACAATATATCACGCACCTGACGAAGAAGTAGCAAATAAGAATCGTTTGAAAGTAGCTGAAGCATGGGATAAAAAATATCCAGGATCAATGGATAGATGGGAAAGGGAGTGGAATTCAATAACGCCAATCTTTAAGTATTCTAAGGAAGTTAGAAAAATAATATATACTACGAATGCTATAGAGAGTTTAAATAGCTCATACAGACGGTTAAACCGTAATAGATCAGTATTCCCAAGTGCTACGTCACTGATGAAAGCACTATACTTAGCTACAAATATAATTGCAAAGAAATGGAATATTCCATTAAGAAGTTGGGGATCAATAGTAGGAGAATTGAGAATAATGCATGATTTAGAGAACTAA
- a CDS encoding IS30 family transposase: protein MSSYSHFTQEEREYLQELLSKGHSMRKIADFLGRNVSSISREISRNRTKYKPRRPSNNKYQYNSWRAQCLAIHRRRQNRRYALVAGSIKYIYVVDKLSMYWSPEQIAKRLMIDHPGLKVGISTIYRYLKRNELPDVCVKKNLRRRGKRQNKKDNTYNTIHPDRIIPEWTKEIKERKTIGHWEGDTVYGGIGKGALVTLVDRKTRLLVATIVDSRKVNTTRLAIEKAMQGKVVKSISFDNGSEFSEFKDLEKNLKTLVYFAEPHKPWQRGTNENTNDIIRFFYPKGYNFHELSEEELQEVVGLINNRPRKCLNWKSPMEVYHK from the coding sequence ATGTCATCATACTCTCACTTTACGCAAGAAGAAAGAGAATACCTACAGGAGCTTTTATCAAAGGGTCATAGCATGAGAAAAATTGCTGATTTTCTAGGAAGAAATGTATCTTCTATTAGTAGAGAGATAAGCAGAAATCGCACAAAGTATAAGCCTAGAAGGCCTAGTAATAATAAATACCAATATAATTCTTGGAGAGCCCAATGCTTAGCTATTCATAGACGCAGGCAAAATCGTAGATATGCATTAGTAGCAGGAAGTATTAAGTACATCTATGTAGTAGATAAGCTTTCAATGTATTGGTCTCCAGAACAAATTGCTAAAAGATTAATGATTGATCACCCTGGTCTAAAGGTTGGAATATCCACTATTTATCGATATCTAAAGAGAAACGAATTACCTGATGTATGTGTTAAGAAAAACTTGAGAAGACGTGGTAAACGTCAGAATAAGAAAGATAATACTTACAATACGATACATCCAGATCGTATTATCCCAGAATGGACAAAAGAAATAAAAGAAAGAAAAACTATTGGACATTGGGAAGGTGATACTGTTTATGGAGGTATAGGTAAAGGAGCATTGGTAACATTAGTAGACAGAAAAACAAGACTATTAGTAGCAACCATAGTCGATTCACGAAAGGTTAACACAACCCGTTTAGCTATTGAAAAAGCAATGCAGGGCAAAGTTGTTAAAAGTATATCATTCGATAATGGATCTGAGTTTTCAGAATTTAAGGATTTAGAAAAAAATCTTAAAACATTAGTATATTTCGCAGAACCTCACAAACCGTGGCAAAGAGGAACAAATGAGAATACAAATGATATTATTAGATTTTTCTATCCTAAAGGATATAATTTTCATGAGTTATCTGAAGAAGAGCTTCAAGAAGTAGTTGGGTTGATTAATAACCGTCCTAGAAAGTGTTTAAACTGGAAATCACCAATGGAAGTATATCATAAATAA
- a CDS encoding DMT family transporter produces the protein MDNRTKGILSLIASTASFSLMGVMVKMTGGKIPLMEQVFFRNFVMLFIAAYWVKKSGSLYFGHKGNRHLLLFRSMFGFMGVVTTFYATNNLYLGDAQSLLKLAPFAVTILAVVFLKEHITKVRILALIFAFVGALIIINPQFNSEIFPSLVALSAAFFAGSAYVLVSYISRKSNKESGMTIIFIFSFLSCIFSLPFMLMNFVIPTPLQLFQLLMIGVFAAMGQYFVTTAYGFTDASAISIFDYVGVIISTILGRLVFGESLKQTSYIGMAIIILSGLISYYDVMHIKKNVSLK, from the coding sequence TTGGATAATAGAACGAAAGGAATTCTGTCTTTAATTGCATCTACCGCATCATTTTCACTGATGGGCGTTATGGTTAAGATGACAGGTGGGAAAATACCACTGATGGAACAGGTTTTCTTTAGAAATTTTGTCATGCTATTTATCGCTGCCTACTGGGTAAAGAAAAGTGGATCATTGTATTTTGGTCATAAAGGGAACAGGCACCTACTTCTTTTCAGATCTATGTTTGGGTTTATGGGGGTAGTTACGACTTTCTATGCCACCAATAATCTTTACTTGGGAGATGCACAATCACTATTAAAACTGGCGCCATTTGCGGTAACAATACTTGCAGTTGTATTTTTAAAGGAACATATTACTAAAGTTCGTATATTGGCACTGATTTTCGCTTTTGTCGGAGCTTTAATAATAATAAATCCCCAGTTTAATTCGGAAATCTTTCCGTCACTGGTTGCATTGTCGGCAGCATTTTTTGCCGGATCTGCATATGTACTCGTAAGCTATATTTCAAGAAAATCGAATAAGGAATCGGGAATGACGATTATTTTTATTTTTTCCTTCCTTTCCTGTATATTCTCGCTACCTTTTATGCTTATGAACTTTGTAATACCAACACCGCTTCAGCTGTTTCAGCTGCTCATGATCGGTGTGTTCGCAGCCATGGGACAGTATTTCGTAACAACTGCTTATGGATTTACAGATGCATCGGCAATCAGTATATTTGACTATGTAGGGGTTATTATCTCGACAATACTCGGAAGACTTGTATTTGGAGAAAGTTTAAAACAGACGAGCTATATCGGGATGGCAATCATCATATTAAGCGGACTCATCTCATATTATGATGTAATGCATATTAAGAAGAATGTAAGTTTAAAGTAA
- a CDS encoding AI-2E family transporter: protein MKLNWNKKYTTIAVYAFLVIIASAACFVIFNQFGIVLNGINKVLGMLSPFFIGGAIAYILNFLLRFYEHILLKRGPFLRLSKKRRKAIAIALTYLTILVIIFAIMNYAVPQAVKSISHLIDNTPRYISEVIDWAEATFEKLNLSEEFIDEFNEKAREFLGNINNMIKSMLPVVGSFISSTMSKVTSFILGFIISIYILIEKEKFAAQSKMILYSWMSVDKANYTINLASRMHNLMKKFLLGQGLDTLIVAIVFFIVLLIMKVQYAGLLAFLLGVTNMIPWIGPWLGAIPAAIIILFQSPIKVVWFVIAALVIQQIDGNLLAPRIHGESLGVSGFWIIFAIVVGGSLFGFLGMLIGIPVFVLIYSLIREFTEKRLAKRNLPSRSAYYKDNILQVAEDEKENKEL, encoded by the coding sequence TTGAAACTTAATTGGAATAAAAAATATACTACAATTGCTGTATATGCTTTTTTGGTCATAATAGCGAGTGCAGCATGTTTTGTAATTTTCAACCAATTTGGAATAGTATTAAATGGGATAAATAAAGTGCTCGGCATGCTAAGTCCATTTTTCATTGGAGGAGCTATTGCATATATACTTAATTTTTTGCTTAGGTTTTATGAACATATATTATTAAAACGTGGACCTTTTCTAAGATTAAGTAAGAAGCGTAGAAAAGCCATAGCCATTGCATTAACCTATTTGACTATTTTGGTAATTATATTTGCGATTATGAATTATGCGGTACCGCAAGCCGTAAAATCCATAAGTCACTTGATAGACAATACTCCAAGGTATATTTCGGAAGTCATTGACTGGGCGGAAGCAACCTTTGAAAAATTGAATTTAAGCGAAGAGTTTATAGATGAATTCAACGAGAAAGCCAGAGAATTCTTGGGAAATATCAACAATATGATTAAGAGCATGTTGCCTGTCGTAGGATCTTTTATTAGTTCCACTATGTCCAAAGTGACAAGCTTTATTTTAGGATTTATTATTTCAATCTATATACTGATTGAAAAAGAAAAATTTGCTGCGCAGTCCAAAATGATTCTCTATTCGTGGATGAGTGTAGATAAGGCGAATTATACTATAAACTTAGCTTCCAGAATGCATAATTTGATGAAGAAATTTTTGCTCGGACAGGGTTTGGATACCCTTATAGTTGCAATTGTATTTTTCATAGTACTTCTCATAATGAAGGTACAGTATGCCGGATTACTTGCATTCTTGCTTGGAGTTACCAATATGATTCCATGGATAGGACCATGGCTTGGTGCTATACCTGCAGCGATTATTATACTTTTCCAATCTCCTATTAAGGTAGTTTGGTTTGTAATTGCTGCACTGGTTATTCAGCAAATTGACGGAAATCTATTGGCGCCGAGAATCCACGGTGAATCCCTGGGAGTGTCAGGATTTTGGATAATCTTTGCAATTGTAGTCGGTGGTAGTCTATTCGGATTCTTGGGAATGCTGATAGGAATTCCGGTCTTTGTACTGATTTATTCACTGATTAGAGAATTTACTGAAAAAAGACTTGCGAAGCGTAATCTACCTTCCAGGTCAGCATATTATAAAGACAATATACTTCAAGTTGCAGAGGATGAAAAAGAGAACAAGGAGTTGTAG